In Bernardetia litoralis DSM 6794, the genomic window AGAAGGGCGAATAACAGCAGGAAATATTTTTGAAACGAGAGCGCAAAAGAATGCCAAATTAAATGATTTTGCAATTCTTTATCGTACCAATGCGCAATCTAGAACAATGGAAGAAGCACTCCGAAGATTAAATATAAAATACAGAATTATTGGAGGATTATCATTTTATCAAAGAAAAGAAATTAAGGATTTATTGGCATATTTTCGTTTGGCTGTCAATCCAGAAGATGAAGGAGCATTGAGAAGAGCAATCAATAACCCAAAAAGAGGAATCGGAAATACAACCGTTTTAAAAGTATTTTTGGCTTCAAGAGAAAATAATATACCTCTTTCAAAAATAATTCGTCACGCATCGGCTTATTTGGGAAAAGGGAGAGCAGGAACAAGTGTAGAAAAATTTGGAGAACTTGCAAAGGCATTTCAAATTATGGCTTCCGAAAATGATGCTTTTACAGCAGCAAAATATATCGCCCAACATTCAGGAATTGTGAAAGCACTTTTTGATGACGAAACTTTAGAAGGCAGAGCGAGATATGAAAATATTCAAGAACTTTTGAATGCCACTCAAGAATTTGTACAAAACAAAATTAGTGAAGCCACAACCGAAGAACCTGATACTTCGCTTTCTTTATTTTTGCAAGAAGTTGCGCTTTTGTCTTCTGTTGATCAAGCAAGTGAAGACGAAGATGCTGTTACGATGATGACCATTCACGCAGCCAAAGGATTAGAATTTGAATATGTTTATTTGGTAGGAATGGAAGAAGAACTTTTTCCTTCATCAAGAATGATTACATCTCAACAAGATTTGGAGGAAGAACGTCGTTTGTTTTATGTTGCCGTTACTCGTGCAAAAGAACGCCTGACGCTTTCGTATGCTTTGCAAAGGTATCGTTATGGAAGTTTTAATTCGTGTGAACCTTCTCGTTTTTTGTTTGAGATTGACCAAGAATTATTCAATAATCGTTCTCGTGCTATGCAAAGAAATAACCCAAACCATATGACAAATTTTATGCGTCATCGTGCAGCAAAAGAAAAAGAAAGCCCAAAAACAAAAACAGGAAATAATTTAAAACCTTTAAAATCTGTATCTAATAATTCTCCTTTTGTTTCCAGCAAATCAGAAGATATTGTAGAAGGAATTAAAGTAGAACACCCAAAATTTGGCTTCGGAATAGTCAAAAAAATTGATGCTTCGACAAGTGGAAAACGTGCCATTATTAATTTTGATACAGAAGGAGATAAAACACTTATTTTGAGTTTTGCTAAGTTGAGAATTGTTGAGAGTTGATTTTTCCACAACAAAGATTTCTAAGAAATAATAAGCCTTCAACTATTTTTTTTATTTTTGTAGAATATTAGTCAATTTAGAACACAACAGAATTTTATAAATCAATACTAGAAATGGGAAGAGCATTTGAATATCGTAAAAAAGCAAAATTTGCACGTTGGGGCGCAATGGCTCGTAACTTTACAAAAGTAGGAAGAGAAATTGCCATTGCAGTAAAAGACGGAGGAGCAGACCCAGACACAAATCCACGCCTCAGAACGGCAATGCAAAATGCAAAAGGCTTTAACATGCCAAAAGACAGAGTAGAAGCTGCTATTAAAAGAGCTTCCTCAAAAGAAGAAGGTGATTTTGAAGAAATTGTATATGAAGGATATGCAATGCACGGAATCCCTGTTGTGGTAGAATGTGCCACCAACAACTCCAACAGAACTGTTGCGATGGTAAGAATGCACTTCAATCGCTGTGGAGGAGCATTAGGAAAAACAGGTTCTTTAGAGTTTATGTTTGATAGAACAGGTGTTTTTGAGCTTGAAGCTGATAAAGTAGATATGGATGAGCTAGAACTTGATTTTATTGATGCTGGTGCAGAAGACATCACAACAGCAACTATTGAAGTAGAAGAAGGCGTAGAACAAGAAATTATTGTAATTCATACAAAATTTGAAGATTTTGGACAGATGCAAAAATTCTTGGAGGAAAAAGGAATTGAGCCGAAAAAATCAAATATTCAAAGAATTCCAAAAAATACTCAAAAACTTGACGACGAGCAAGAAGAAGAAGTAATGAAACTCATCGATAGACTAGAAGAAGAAGATGATATTCAAGAAGTTTATCATAACTTAGAGTAATTTTTAATCTCTCACAGACTTTTTAGTGTATATTAAATTAAAAATTCCCTATCAAAATTATTTTTTGTAGGGAATTTTTAATTTCTAACGTATTTTTCTTAAACCAATTTCCTAGAATAAAAAGCATACAACAAAGAATAATTTTTAATCCTTACAAAAAATGAATACATTTAGTGTCTAAGACGAGTCTATATTTATTCTTTAATTAATATCACAAGTTTAAAGTAAATAATTTTAAATGGCTGGTGTCCGACGAATTATACTTATAATTCGTAATTTTTAATTCGTAATTATTTTTTATGAAATCTGTTTCTACTTTTATTACTTTTTGTGTCTTAACAGCTGTTCTGATTATTTCGGCTATTCAAATTATTCCTGTTAATCCACAAAATACAGATACAAATTTTTCGGCTGATAGAGCTTTTACATATATACAAAAAATTGCCAAAACTCCTCATCCAACAGGTTCGACAGCACATGATAGTGTTCGTAATTATATTGTTTCACAAGCTAGAGCAATGGGTTATCAGACAGAAATCCAATCAACTAGATTTGCTAATGATGGAAAAGTACCTCAAATATCTTTTTTAGACAATATTTTAGTGCGAATAAAAGGCAAAAATTCTATCGAACAAGTAGAAAATCCAGCTTTGTTAGATTCAACCTCATTAAACTTAACTGATACAGATTCTACTATTAATTTAGTAGATGTAGCAACACCCAAAAACACAATTTTGATAGCCTGTCATTACGATTCACGCAGTAATGCAGCAGGAGCAGCCGACGATGGAGCTGCCGTAGGAGCAATTTTGGAAATAATGGATATGCTCAAAACACAAGTAACTAATTCGCCTTTTGAAAATGATATAATTTTTCTCTTTTCTGATGGTGAAGAAATAGACCTTTTGGGAGCGCAAGCATTTATGGAACAACACTCTTGGGCAAAAGAAATTGGTGTAGCTTTTAATTTTGAGGCACGAGGAGCAGGTGGAATGTCAATCCTCTTTGAAACTTCTGATAAAAACAAAAACTTACTTCATCATACTCAAACAGCTTTCAAAGAAGCTAAAAAAACAGGAAAATTAAATACTTTTGGAACTTCATTTGCCAATATTGTCTATCAAAATATGCCTAATGGAACAGATGCAAGTGTTTTTGGAGAACATAATATCCCTTTCTTAAATTTTGCTTTCATTGGAAAACATACACATTATCACACGCCTTTAGATACTCCGAATAATTTAGATAAACGTTCGCTTCAACAACATGGCGATTATATGCTTTCGCTTATTCGTTATTTTGGAGATTTGAAAAACCTTAAAACTCAAATTAATTCAGATGAAAATGTAGCTTTTTTAGGAATTCCTTTTGGAGATATTTTAGTTATAGATATTAATCAAGAATATTTGGAATGGACAATTTATGGAATGCTTATCTTTTTTGCCTTGCTTTTTCTGTCTGGTCTGCGTTATTGGTCTTGGAAACTTGTCTTTGGTAGTTTGTTTGGATATTTGATTATTGCACTGACTATTGGAGGGCTTGCAACACTGCTTTGGAAAGGAATTTTGATGACACATTCTGCGTATGCTTGGATTCCTTATGGCACTACTTATTTTGCTTT contains:
- a CDS encoding ATP-dependent helicase, whose product is MIDFIKDLNEKQQLGVLKTEGACLLIAGAGSGKTRVLTYRIANLLENGTSPWQILALTFTNKAAKEMRERIENLVGTTGRDLWMGTFHSMFARILRFDGDRLGYRSGFSIYDTDDSKTLIKNIVKEMGIDDKIYQAAGMFNRISSLKNSLISPQEYNQNAEFLSEDAMAKRPHFGKIYQEYAARCFKANAMDFDDLLYQTFVLFRDHKDILHKYQHRFKYILIDEFQDTNIAQYKIIKKLAAVNLNICVVGDDAQSIYAFRGADIRNILNFERDYPDLEIIKLEQNYRSTKTIVEAANKIIKNNKNQIPKNVWTENIAGEKIELVRATSDQEEGRITAGNIFETRAQKNAKLNDFAILYRTNAQSRTMEEALRRLNIKYRIIGGLSFYQRKEIKDLLAYFRLAVNPEDEGALRRAINNPKRGIGNTTVLKVFLASRENNIPLSKIIRHASAYLGKGRAGTSVEKFGELAKAFQIMASENDAFTAAKYIAQHSGIVKALFDDETLEGRARYENIQELLNATQEFVQNKISEATTEEPDTSLSLFLQEVALLSSVDQASEDEDAVTMMTIHAAKGLEFEYVYLVGMEEELFPSSRMITSQQDLEEERRLFYVAVTRAKERLTLSYALQRYRYGSFNSCEPSRFLFEIDQELFNNRSRAMQRNNPNHMTNFMRHRAAKEKESPKTKTGNNLKPLKSVSNNSPFVSSKSEDIVEGIKVEHPKFGFGIVKKIDASTSGKRAIINFDTEGDKTLILSFAKLRIVES
- a CDS encoding M28 family peptidase, whose translation is MKSVSTFITFCVLTAVLIISAIQIIPVNPQNTDTNFSADRAFTYIQKIAKTPHPTGSTAHDSVRNYIVSQARAMGYQTEIQSTRFANDGKVPQISFLDNILVRIKGKNSIEQVENPALLDSTSLNLTDTDSTINLVDVATPKNTILIACHYDSRSNAAGAADDGAAVGAILEIMDMLKTQVTNSPFENDIIFLFSDGEEIDLLGAQAFMEQHSWAKEIGVAFNFEARGAGGMSILFETSDKNKNLLHHTQTAFKEAKKTGKLNTFGTSFANIVYQNMPNGTDASVFGEHNIPFLNFAFIGKHTHYHTPLDTPNNLDKRSLQQHGDYMLSLIRYFGDLKNLKTQINSDENVAFLGIPFGDILVIDINQEYLEWTIYGMLIFFALLFLSGLRYWSWKLVFGSLFGYLIIALTIGGLATLLWKGILMTHSAYAWIPYGTTYFAFWYQIAFALIFVGVSLLAYSTFFRSKKSASVLVGVLPFWIGLSALTVFSQDWIGMDLRPAAYLFIIPTLSMLVAWLYLLLRNNANYLNPFDTIILLALSTPTIYIFFPVLAIVPEALEAVNIGGFIVYGFALMALLIALLGGFLVPLMQLLTQSWRWSLALFLMILGIGILFWGALEANFTSEKPKPNSLFYLYNLDENKQTWISYDEESDDFTKQFLSDSAAFDSIPKGIYPMRTKNISGNWNFLQESKIVELDSSFNFDAPLLSLLSDSMINDTTYRYQLSIKTARNGEWVQIHSSVLEAIWSDTTRIPLVNADKYYKTISIWALPDSGAVIDVETSQANPEFWISELKYGLQEVDSLIKIPRKNNMMAAPYPYSESVIIQKKYNFIEEEN
- a CDS encoding YebC/PmpR family DNA-binding transcriptional regulator — translated: MGRAFEYRKKAKFARWGAMARNFTKVGREIAIAVKDGGADPDTNPRLRTAMQNAKGFNMPKDRVEAAIKRASSKEEGDFEEIVYEGYAMHGIPVVVECATNNSNRTVAMVRMHFNRCGGALGKTGSLEFMFDRTGVFELEADKVDMDELELDFIDAGAEDITTATIEVEEGVEQEIIVIHTKFEDFGQMQKFLEEKGIEPKKSNIQRIPKNTQKLDDEQEEEVMKLIDRLEEEDDIQEVYHNLE